Sequence from the Terriglobia bacterium genome:
TGCTCCAGAAGTTCGGGTCTGGGCGCCCGAGATCCGTTGCAAAACGAGCGAGATCTGCTTTGGTAGGCAAGGTATGAAAGTTCTGGTGATTGATATCGGTGGTACTCACGTCAAGATCTATGCCACCGGGCATCTGGAGGCGGTCAAACTTCCCTCCGGCCGAACGCTCACTCCCAAGAAGATGGTGAAGGCGGTGCGCGAAGCCACGGCCGGCTGGAATTACTCGGTCGTCTCCATTGGTTATCCCGGCCCGGTGGTGCATGGAAGACCGCTGCACGACCCGGTCAACCTTGGCGGCGGATGGGTTGGATTTGATTTCCAGAAGGCGTTTGGTTGCCCGGTCAAGATCATTAACGATGCCGCCATGCAGGCCCTCGGCAGTTATCGCGGCGGTCGGATGCTGTTTCTCGGTCTGGGTACCGGCTTGGGCTCCGCCCTGATTGTGGACGGCGTCCTCGAACCCATGGAACTCGCCCACCTGCCCTACAAGCATGGGCGCACGTTCGAGCAGCACGTCGGAGCTGCGGCCCTGAAGCGCCGGGGAGAAAAGAAATGGATCAAGACCGTCTACGAGGTTGTCGCCCAGTTGAAGAACGCCTTGCAGGCTGACTACGTCGTGCTCGGCGGAGGAAACTCCAAACGGCTTAAGAATCTGCCACCGGACACATGCGCCGGCGACAACGAAAATGCGTGCCAGGGCGGGTTCCGCCTCTGGCATTCCGAGACGCAGCGCACGCCGCTGGCTGCCGCGGGCGATTAACGGGGCGCCAATCGTGGAACGCGAAATACAAATCGTTTCCGACGCGGCCGCCCTTACACGGGCCGCCGCCGAGGTGTTCGCCGGCGCCGCGCAGCAGGCCGTTCAACAGAGGGGCAACTTCACGGTAGCTCTCTCGGGCGGTTCGACCCCGAAGGCCCTGTATTGCTTGCTCGCCACTGACGCGGAACTGCGCTCGCGTGTGCCCTGGCAACAGACCTATTTCTTCTTCGGCGACGAGCGGCACGTTCCGC
This genomic interval carries:
- a CDS encoding ROK family protein; amino-acid sequence: MKVLVIDIGGTHVKIYATGHLEAVKLPSGRTLTPKKMVKAVREATAGWNYSVVSIGYPGPVVHGRPLHDPVNLGGGWVGFDFQKAFGCPVKIINDAAMQALGSYRGGRMLFLGLGTGLGSALIVDGVLEPMELAHLPYKHGRTFEQHVGAAALKRRGEKKWIKTVYEVVAQLKNALQADYVVLGGGNSKRLKNLPPDTCAGDNENACQGGFRLWHSETQRTPLAAAGD